Part of the Impatiens glandulifera chromosome 8, dImpGla2.1, whole genome shotgun sequence genome is shown below.
GAGAGGTGGTGGGCGGTAGGTTCCATATTCTCTTTAACATAAAGTAGTTTACCCCTGGAAGAAAGCCATGGATGTCATCAGTAGCATGAACAGTTCCTGTGCTAATATATGACTGACCATTTTCTTCTATATCTTCCAACCTGCAGATGTCATACATGGGGGAATTATTCAGAAATCGTACGCAAAAAACAGAGAAACAAGACATCTTCGTTCTAGAATTCCATTTGATGAGGCGTGTTTTAATAGAATACTATAATCTGCAGCACAGTACATGGGTCAAAGGATGCACACCTATAGAGATAATTGACCATAATCCCAGCACTTTGACAAAGGCCTTTCTCTGACCGATCAGCCATCCAATTTATTCTTCCAATCATCTACCATAACATAATAAACATGAACACTTCGTTTCATTTATATCTAATTTGATCCCAGTGTAATGAAGGAATCTAGCAAGAATGTGATAGTGACTTGTAGATATATTATGGCTTATATCTACAAGTTTCGTTGTAGGGTGTGTAAGGTGTTGTTGTATTTGTGGTTTTGATGTTGATggatttgtatttatttttatgattttgtatatgttttttttgtcattGTGCTTAACCTAAGCAGACAAATAGTTttgtttcttaaaaatatatatagatatactATGGCTTAGGAGGACAAATATActaaaatgtttttgttttaaacaaCAAAAGGACAAGGTCTTTCATAGGAAATAGCATAATCAGATGAAGTATCTATTTACCTACCGCCCCATTCTGCAAGTGGAAATTTGCAACGGAATCCAAAGCTCTTCCTCTCTTCTTCTCTAGCAAAAGGTACCTGCAGCAAAAAAACAACCCACAAAGAACAGATAATGCTAGGAATCGTGGATGTGCAATTATTTCCAGTTCCATGAATAAATTGTATCAGCACCCAGCCACACTGTCAAGCAAAAAATCCTACGCTTTCTATGACTTACCCAGTGCCTATCTAAACAAGCAGAAATTTAACCCTCTACCTGGCACATAATCGCATCAATGGGGCTTCTAACACAGACACGAGTTCATCAGACTTTATCCATTCATACTTTCTTGATGTTAACAAATTCCATAATACTTTCATGGCATCTTTCTCCCCCGTGAGCTCCCTGCAAACTCCATTTGAATGGAggcaataattatatattactagGGAAATAGGACTATTACAGAAACATCTACAATGCAACGCCAAGAAAGAGAGGGTTGGATTATTATGAATAGATTGAGCTGAAGCAATACTTGGATGCGTCATGTAATGCTCTTTCTTCTTCCGGTTCCAAAATGTTCTCCCTGAAAGTAGAATCTGATCTTTCAGCAGATACCAACTTCGCTAAAAGCCATTGTGTATATCCTGGGATTGGGCTAAGTGTTGCAAACGTCTGAATGGAAAAACTATGAACTGATGTAAGAAAATTCATTCAACGCCTAGTGACTGCACCACATATGTGCAATGGTAGACAGGAAACGAACAATAAGAATGTGATCTGTTTACTGTAAACAATAGAATTGAATATGATTGTcacaaagaagaaaaatatgcaGACAGATAGTTGTTACTCACATATATATTGGGCATATCCTTTTTCACCAGATCAATTACTCGCTTAATTAGGAATTTTCCGAGATTGATCCCTTTCAAACCAGGCTgccaattttaaaataaaacagcAAATTAGGCACAGAAAATCAAAGCTATCAGAAATGGAGAAGATAGTCTTTATTTACGAGTACAAAAAATTTGGACCTGAGTTGACGATATCGAATAAAATAATGCACAAGTTGCCTCACATTCATGCATTGAGGGTTCATCCCATAAAACTTCCTGGAATTGGGAGTCGCCGTCAGACAGACATAGAATTCTGAGTAGGCAGACAAGATTTTACCTGAATTGTTTGAGAAACGTTCTTCTGAAGAGCAACTTCTATAAAGATTAATGGTTCACctgatcaaatatttataattaaaaccaGTGAATGGATAAGACGTTGAGACATAAAGAGCATATACTTATCGAATATAAAGAAAAGGTTAtctaatacttaaaaaatattgaactaGGATTTTGCAAGTTGGAGGGGGTTAGAAGACTAGTGAAGTTGGGTTCGAAAgagaatatcaaaatttaaccAAAGTTCAAAGTGGAATTTTACGGATCATCTCATTCTAGAATCCCTAATCTATTAGAAACAGTAGAATAACCAGGGAagataaggaaataaatatgcAGTACCTTATCACATGAAGCATAAAACATATCCATTCCCTAAGCAACAAAGGTGAAATACTAACCAGGTACTGCAGGATGTATATAACCAAAGCAACGCCGCCCTACTCCCAACCTTCTTTTAAGATCTACAAGATTGCTGACGGGATGCACAGCCTAAAGGAGATATGTTCATGTCTTCTTCATCATATACTcttcaagaagatcaagaattaaaatattaaaagaatgaACTTGCCTCATATGCCACAATTTTCTCCAAGAGCGAAGCAGGATCATCCCATGTGATTTGGTGAAGTTCTAACACAGCAGGACTTAGCCATGTAATAAGCTTTTGCTTCATGTAAGACTCTAATGCCCGCAAGGACACCACATTTTCCTCCCTACATGTTTAAAACTTGAAGTTAtctcaaaacaaattaaaaaaaaaagctgACAATCAATTCATGAAACTGTCAGTTTCTTAGCAATATGAAACTGCATCTACCAATTCTTCATATTCACTCTGCTCAAAGGTGTAGGATTTAGTCAACTGGAAATTAAGGGCAGACAATGGGGTTCATCAGAGTGAACATCGACAAAAGGGATTCCATTTTTCAATTCCCTCTGACTACCTTTacatgaaaagaaaagaagCAGCATCTCTAATCAATATATGAAGCCTAATCAAGACATTGACTGATCCACCCAAATTCACCACAATTATATTGTAATGTACCTTATCATCCTGGTACCCTGATGATCTGTTTGAGAAAAGAATAAGAAACGTTACCATGTTCGCATTTCCAAGGCAGTCAACTCATACTACTTCCTTTTACATTGGTAAAGATGACTATGAATAGACATGCAGATCACTGTGATTCTTACGCTACATGATGCACATCCTGcacttatttaataatatgtatgTCAATTTCTGAATATAAACTTACTCAAGAATGGATAGAATATCAGCTCTCATGATTGACAGGAATTTCAAGCCCCCTGGGTGGGTATTCAGCCTTTCAAATAGATCTTCATACTGTGGCTTCAGAGCATATCTTATGTTCCGTTCAAGCCGGTAAAATGCAGCAAGACAGCTTCCATCTTCATTTGTGGAAGCATCAACTTTGCCACCTACAAGTATAACTCCTCCTGATgataaagtaataattaaaagattcaTTGTTATTAGAGTGCCAATCACAAACTCACCCGTGGCTGACGCCTCAAGCCCTAGATACTGTTTCATCAACTCGTGAATCTGAGACCTGTCAAGATCATAATCCTTGGCAAGTATAAGAAGCAAACTTTGACGATCATTCTTTGACA
Proteins encoded:
- the LOC124912539 gene encoding malonyl-CoA decarboxylase, mitochondrial isoform X1; translation: MNKKGLAILMRTRMRPFSPGSNKLNHLEHVPIQGSKVSHEDIDSSGNTMKRDFGAVRESMHSAISMKKAEVLDSALDEFSEGYLDLSKNDRQSLLLILAKDYDLDRSQIHELMKQYLGLEASATGGVILVGGKVDASTNEDGSCLAAFYRLERNIRYALKPQYEDLFERLNTHPGGLKFLSIMRADILSILEEENVVSLRALESYMKQKLITWLSPAVLELHQITWDDPASLLEKIVAYEAVHPVSNLVDLKRRLGVGRRCFGYIHPAVPGEPLIFIEVALQKNVSQTIQEVLWDEPSMHECEATCALFYSISSTQPGLKGINLGKFLIKRVIDLVKKDMPNIYTFATLSPIPGYTQWLLAKLVSAERSDSTFRENILEPEEERALHDASKELTGEKDAMKVLWNLLTSRKYEWIKSDELVSVLEAPLMRLCARYLLLEKKRGRALDSVANFHLQNGAMIGRINWMADRSEKGLCQSAGIMVNYLYRLEDIEENGQSYISTGTVHATDDIHGFLPGEA
- the LOC124912539 gene encoding malonyl-CoA decarboxylase, mitochondrial isoform X2; the encoded protein is MNKKGLAILMRTRMRPFSPGSNKLNHLEHVPIQGSKVSHEDIDSSGNTMKRDFGAVRESMHSAISMKKAEVLDSALDEFSEGYLDLSKNDRQSLLLILAKDYDLDRSQIHELMKQYLGLEASATGGKVDASTNEDGSCLAAFYRLERNIRYALKPQYEDLFERLNTHPGGLKFLSIMRADILSILEEENVVSLRALESYMKQKLITWLSPAVLELHQITWDDPASLLEKIVAYEAVHPVSNLVDLKRRLGVGRRCFGYIHPAVPGEPLIFIEVALQKNVSQTIQEVLWDEPSMHECEATCALFYSISSTQPGLKGINLGKFLIKRVIDLVKKDMPNIYTFATLSPIPGYTQWLLAKLVSAERSDSTFRENILEPEEERALHDASKELTGEKDAMKVLWNLLTSRKYEWIKSDELVSVLEAPLMRLCARYLLLEKKRGRALDSVANFHLQNGAMIGRINWMADRSEKGLCQSAGIMVNYLYRLEDIEENGQSYISTGTVHATDDIHGFLPGEA